From Aspergillus fumigatus Af293 chromosome 5, whole genome shotgun sequence, a single genomic window includes:
- a CDS encoding threonine aspartase 1, translated as MSQPQRGGGISAIFVHVGAGYHGHGNERAHLQVCENACKAAMGILKSGGSALDAVEMAIIVMEDDEITNAGYGSNLTIEGAVECDATIVDHHGRSGAAGAVSQVKNPISLARMLLETSAKPLTCHRVPPSFLVGEGATDFAYEQGLVILPPDGLISRFSKERWHRWLQDLEAAELVERKRDPSRFRMEEDRASFLRRPMLNRNPARLIDNTRLRPHLPSSPFTGVDLLNPLPRLQALGSRQTIAPAPPAMPSNQGHGMGPAIGQPMAVAGGQSMASAPEQGMAASANTHADGATFRACPTKAPCAPDTSTTAHPGAADEDEDMISDTVGAIAVDCYGNIAAGSSSGGIGAKHRGRIGPAALVGIGTYVIPVDPSDPEQVSVASVTSGTGEHIATTMAAQTSAARLYYCQKKCKDGTFESVSEDEAMNAIIATEFMEHPGVKASPCGGAIGILTVKKSKDGIFFYFGHNSDSFALASMSSEDRKPLSVMSRNQGNSTIAQGGRAYRARR; from the exons aTGAGTCAACCACAGAGAGGTGGAGGTATCTCTGCCATCTTCGTCCATGTAGGGGCGGGATATCACGGCCATGGAAACGAGAGAGCCCACCTTCAGGTATGCGAAAA CGCTTGTAAAGCCGCAATGGGCATTTTAAAAAGCGGTGGATCAGCTCTGGATGCTGTTGAGATGGCCATCATTGTaatggaggatgacgagatTACAAATGCTGGCTATGGAAGCAACCTGACGATTGAAGGAGCTGTCGAATGTGATGCTACTATTGTCGACCACCATGGCAGGAGCGGCGCAGCTGGAGCCGTCTCGC AGGTGAAAAACCCGATATCTCTAGCGCGAATGCTACTTGAAACCTCTGCAAAGCCTTTAACTTGCCACAGAGTGCCTCCAAGCTTCCTCGTTGGTGAGGGTGCAACGGACTTTGCTTATGAGCAAGGATTGGTCATACTGCCTCCTGACGGGCTCATATCGCGCTTTTCGAAAGAGAGATGGCACCGCtggctgcaggatctcgagGCTGCTGAACTAGTCGAAAGAAAACGGGATCCTTCACGTTTCCGcatggaagaagatagagCATCCTTCCTTCGTCGGCCAATGCTGAATCGTAATCCAGCCCGCCTCATTGACAATACGCGTTTACGCCCACATCTACCCAGCTCTCCCTTCACCGGAGTCGACTTGCTGAACCCCCTTCCTCGTCTCCAGGCTCTTGGAAGCAGACAAACCATAGCTCCTGCACCACCAGCTATGCCTTCGAACCAAGGACACGGCATGGGTCCTGCAATTGGACAACCTATGGCTGTGGCAGGTGGACAAAGTATGGCTTCTGCACCTGAGCAAGGTATGGCTGCCTCGGCCAACACCCATGCAGATGGTGCGACTTTCCGCGCGTGCCCTACAAAAGCACCTTGTGCACCTGACACTTCGACGACTGCTCACCCGGGCGCtgcagacgaggatgaagatatgATCAGCGATACAGTCGGGGCCATAGCTGTAGACTGTTATGGCAATATTGCGGCAGGTTCTTCGTCTGGCGGGATTGGCGCGAAGCATCGCGGTCGAATTGGGCCTGCTGCGCTGGTGGGCATCGGCACCTATGTGATTCCTGTGGATCCCAGCGATCCCGAACAAGTATCAGTCGCTTCAGTTACATCGGGCACAGGCGAGCACATTGCTACAACTATGGCTGCGCAGACGTCAGCTGCAAGACTCTATTACTGTCAAAAGAAGTGTAAGGACGGTACTTTCGAAAGTGtatccgaagacgaagctaTGAATGCAATCATAGCCACTGAGTTCATGG AGCATCCAGGCGTGAAAGCAAGCCCTTGTGGAGGCGCTATCGGAATCTTGACTGTCAAGAAGTCGAAGGATGGGATTTTCTTCTACTTTGGTCATAATTCTGATTCTTTT GCTCTCGCTTCCATGAGTAGTGAGGATAGGAAACCGCTGTCTGTGATGTCTCGCAACCAGGGAAATTCGACTATTGCTCAAGGTGGCCGCGCCTATCGGGCCAGAAGATAA
- a CDS encoding TFIIH/NER complex subunit TFB4, translated as MNAVDATEHYETSASDPAPSLLTIVLDTNPHAWALLEDSLPLSTAIANILVFVNAHLACNYANEVAVVASHSQKATWLYPCETKEDNGKSTSKTGRDEDGDVAMNGSGAGAGAGFAAAQVNKYRPFRIVEEQVTRNLRELMDSTSGADVAATTSTMMAGALTLALSHINRRSIAWADAHGGTAAGPPGAVEAGSSGAGRAGADTGAEGLQSRILIISVSGSTDSAHQYIPIMNCIFACQRLHIPIDVCKLSGDAVFLQQASDATKGVYMSLSEPRGLLQYLMMAFLPDQRSRRHLVIPTRVDVDFRAACFCHRRVVDIGFVCSICLSIFCEPPENGDCLTCGTHLEMGDYGAKPAVVARKKKKKKARTNGASATATPTPTPTPTPGP; from the exons ATGAACGCCGTAGATGCGACGGAGCACTACGAAACAAGTGCCAGCG ACCCCGCCCCCTCCCTGCTGaccatcgtcctcgacaCAAACCCCCATGCTTGGGCCCTCCTGGAAGACTCCCTCCCGCTCTCCACCGCCATAGCCAACATCCTTGTCTTCGTCAACGCCCATTTGGCCTGCAACTACGCCAACGAAGTCGCGGTCGTCGCATCGCACAGCCAAAAGGCGACATGGCTGTACCCGTGCGAGACCAAAGAGGACAATGGAAAGAGCACCAGCAAGACAGGGAGGGATGAAGACGGCGATGTTGCCATGAACGGGTCCGGCgccggagcaggagcaggattTGCTGCGGCCCAGGTGAACAAGTACCGCCCCTTCCGGATCGTCGAGGAACAAGTCACCCGCAACCTGCGAGAACTCATGGACTCGACCAGCGGCGCGGACGTCGCGGCCACCAcctcgacgatgatggcggGGGCGCTGACACTGGCTCTCAGCCATATCAACCGGCGATCGATTGCGTGGGCGGACGCGCATGGAGGAACCGCTGCTGGACCACCGGGGGCGGTTGAAGCTGGCAGCTCCGGGGCTGGTAGGGCCGGGGCGGATACTGGGGCCGAGGGTCTGCAGTCGCGAATTCTGATCATCTCCGTGAGCGGTTCGACGGATTCGGCACATCAGTACATCCCGATCATGAACTGTATCTTTGCCTGCCAGCGGCTCCATATCCCCATCGATGTGTGCAAGCTGAGCGGCGATGCGGTGTTCCTGCAGCAGGCGTCCGATGCCACCAAGGGAGTTTACATGTCGCTCTCCGAGCCTCGGGGCCTACTACAGTacttgatgatggcattccTTCCTGACCAACGCTCTCGGAGACACTTGGTCATACCAACGCGCGTCGACGTCGACTTCCGTGCCGCTTGCTTCTGCCATCGCCGTGTCGTCGATATCGGCTTTGTCTGCTCAATCTGCCTGAGTATCTTCTGCGAACCTCCTGAAAACGGCGACTGCCTTACTTGTGGTACCCATCTCGAGATGGGTGACTACGGTGCCAAGCCGGCGGTTGTCgctcggaagaagaagaagaagaaggctcgcACCAATGGTGCATCTGCGACGGCAACTCCCACACCTACACCTACACCTACACCGGGCCCTTGA